The following are from one region of the Myxocyprinus asiaticus isolate MX2 ecotype Aquarium Trade chromosome 2, UBuf_Myxa_2, whole genome shotgun sequence genome:
- the LOC127453123 gene encoding talin rod domain-containing protein 1-like: MASSGSGKSDSKVPTNILSGSLQQRKRLSSICDACKSKMQLVADLLLLSSETRPVVHCDGLPVAETFEKCRDTVIARTKELSIIVHDIQSQLNMGKFVEVGDRLVEMGDLVVSLTEYSAHAAYLAAVETPGSQAAVPGLVDRYKVTRCRHEVEQACNILRLTALADLTPQLLLELSQNILKNLTTLTDASSLASDKSKDKFAKEQFKASVKCMSTSASALLACVREVKAYPSELTRNRCILFSGPLVQAVHALVGFATEPQFLGKAASITPEGKGVQTAILGGAMSVVSACVLLTQGLRDISQHPESSSQMPIYRERLRNSACAVSDGCTLLSQALRERSSPRTLPPVNSHSVN; the protein is encoded by the coding sequence ATGGCTAGTAGTGGCTCGGGAAAATCAGATAGTAAGGTTCCTACCAACATCCTAAGTGGCAGCTTGCAACAAAGGAAAAGACTTTCATCCATCTGTGATGCATGCAAAAGCAAAATGCAGCTGGTAGCAGACCTCCTCCTATTGTCCAGTGAGACCAGGCCAGTGGTCCACTGCGATGGCCTGCCAGTAGCAGAGACTTTTGAGAAATGTCGCGACACGGTGATCGCCAGAACGAAAGAGTTGTCTATTATTGTTCATGACATTCAGAGCCAGCTCAACATGGGGAAATTTGTGGAGGTTGGGGATCGACTGGTTGAGATGGGGGACCTCGTGGTCTCACTGACGGAGTATTCAGCACACGCAGCATATTTGGCAGCTGTGGAGACCCCAGGCTCACAAGCTGCTGTTCCCGGCTTGGTGGACCGCTATAAAGTCACCCGGTGCCGGCATGAAGTGGAGCAGGCCTGCAACATTCTTCGCCTGACGGCTCTGGCTGACCTGACGCCACAGCTCCTTCTAGAGTTGTCGCAGAACATTCTAAAGAACCTCACCACCCTTACAGACGCATCCTCCCTGGCCAGTGATAAATCTAAGGACAAGTTTGCCAAGGAGCAGTTCAAAGCCAGTGTCAAGTGCATGAGCACGAGTGCTTCGGCTCTCTTGGCATGTGTGAGGGAAGTAAAGGCCTATCCAAGCGAGCTGACCCGCAACCGCTGCATCCTGTTCAGCGGACCACTCGTGCAGGCGGTGCACGCCTTGGTAGGTTTCGCCACTGAACCGCAGTTTCTTGGAAAAGCAGCCAGCATCACCCCCGAAGGAAAGGGGGTGCAAACGGCCATTCTTGGTGGAGCCATGAGCGTCGTGTCGGCCTGCGTGCTCCTGACCCAAGGCCTGAGGGATATCTCTCAGCATCCCGAGAGCAGCTCCCAGATGCCCATCTACCGGGAGCGACTGCGGAACTCTGCTTGCGCCGTCTCGGACGGATGCACGCTGCTTTCTCAGGCACTAAGAGAACGATCCTCACCCAGAACTCTACCGCCAGTTAACTCTCATTCTGTGAATTAA